A segment of the Chitinivorax sp. PXF-14 genome:
CGATCAGCTCGAGTTCCTGCGCGTCGCCAAAAAGCTGGTGGATGATAGCACGGCCGAGCGCGACCCTGACGAGGCTGGTCAGCTCGTCGACATCCTGGGTGCGGCTGTAGTTGTCGCCCAGTGTTTCGAGGATGGTGCGCATGTCGCGGATGTGCATGCCGTCGTCGAGCATGCTCTGCAGCACCTTCTGCAACGTGCCGAGCGGGATGATCTTGGGGACCAGCTCTTCGACCAGCTTTGGCGACTCCTTGCCGATATGATCGAGCAGCGCCTGCACTTCCTCGCGCCCCAGCAGCTCGGAGGCGTGCTGATTGAGGATGTTCGACAGGTGGGTGGCAACTACGGTGCTGGCGTCGACAACCGTATAACCCAGCGCCTGCGCCTGTTCGCGGGTGGCGCCGTCGATCCATACCGCGGGCAGGCCGAAGGCCGGGTCTTTGGTCGGGGTGCCGGCAATTTCGCCCATCACACGGCCCGGGTTGATCGCCAGATACATGCCGGCATAGGCATCGCCGGTGCCCACGTCGACGCCCTTCAGCGTGATGCGGTAGGTATTCGGCTTGAGTTCGAGATTGTCGCGGATGTGCACGGGCGGCACGAGAAAGCCCATCTCCTGCGCGATCTTCTTGCGTATGCCGCGAATCCGCCGCAGCAGCTCGCCATCCTGGTTGCGGTCGACTAGCGGGATCAGCCGGTAGCCGACTTCGAGCCCGATCAGGTCGACCGGCGCGACGTCCGCCCAGCCCACTTCCTGTAATTCGGGTTGTGCCGGGGCGGGCGGTGGCGCGGCCTCGGGCGGTGCTTCGAGTGCCCGTTTCTCGCGCTGTTCCAGCATATAGGCCAGGCCGGCCATGCTGCCCGCCATCAGAATGAACGGGATGTGGGGCATGCCCGGAATGACGCCGAGCAGGCCGAGCACCGAGGCGGTGATATAGAGCACCTGCACGCGCTGGAACAGTTGCCCGATCAGTTGCTGCGACAGGTCTTCACCCGTGCCGACGCGGCTCACCACCACGCCGGCGGCGGTGGAGATGATCAGTGCCGGGATCTGCGCCACCAGACCGTCGCCGATGGTCAGCAGCGTGTACTTGCTGGCCGCCGAAGCAAACGCCAGGTCGTGCTGCAACATGCCGACGAGCAGGCCGCCGACGACGTTGATGGTCATGATCAGGATGCCCGCCACGGCGTCGCCGCGCACGAATTTGCTGGCACCGTCCATCGAGCCGAAGAACTCGGCTTCCTGGGTGATGTTCGAGCGGCGGCGGCGTGCATCTTCCTCGCCGATCAGGCCGGCGTTGAGGTCGGCGTCGATCGCCATCTGCTTGCCAGGCATCGCATCCAGGGTGAAGCGGGCGCTGACTTCCGCGATACGGCCCGCACCCTTGGTGATCACCACAAAGTTGATGATGGTGAGGATCACGAACACGATGATGCCGATCGTGAAGTTGCCGGCGATCAGGAAGTGGCCGAACGCATCGATCACCTTGCCCGCGGCATTCTCGCCGGTATGACCATTGGCCAGGATGACACGCGTCGAGGCGACGTTGAGCGACAGCCGCAGCAGCGTCGTCACCAGCAGCACGGTCGGGAAGGCCGAGAACTGCAGCGGCTGGGTTGTATACAGGCTGACCATCAGGACGATGATCGACAGCGCGATATTGAAGGTGAACAGCAGGTCGAGCAGAAACGTCGGCAACGGCAGGATCAGCATCGCCAGGATGAGCAGGATCAGGATCGGCCCTGCCAGGCGATTGAGGTTGACTCCACCAAGGAAAGGGAGCGTGGATTGAGGCGCTTCCATCTGATTTCTAGGTAAAAAATTCCGCTAAGTATAACGTGCCGATGCTCGCCACGGGGCGGCCGTAGCGCAATCGCTTTCTGTTTGTCTGAGGCGCGGTTAAAATCGCCTCGATGAATGTCGATGAGCGCCACAACAGCTTCCAACAAGCTCATGCGGCACAAGGGGGATTGATTTGAATATTCTCGTCAGCAACGACGACGGCTACTTTGCACCGGGGCTGGCTTGCCTTGCCGGCGCGCTGTCGCAGGTCGCCGAGGTCACCGTGGTGGCACCCGAGCGCGACCGCAGCGGCGCCAGCAATTCGCTCACGCTCGATCGGCCGCTGATGCTGCGGCGCGCGGCAAATGGCTTTTACTTCGTCAACGGCACACCGACCGACTGCGTGCACCTCGCGGTGACCGGCATGATGCCGGACCAGCCGGACCTCGTCGTCTCCGGCATCAACTACGGCGCCAACATGGGCGACGACACCATCTATTCCGGTACCGTCGCGGCGGCAACCGAGGGCTTCCAGCTTGGTGTGCCGGCGATTGCCGTGTCGCTTACGAGCAAATCGGCACGCTATTTCGAGACCGCGGCAAGGGTGACGGTCGAACTCGTGCAGCGCCTGGCGCGCAAGCCTTTTGACAAGCCGGTGCTGCTCAACGTCAACGTGCCGGATATCGCCTATGAAGACCTCAAGGGCGTCGAGATCACCCGCCTTGGCCGTCGGCACAAGGCCGAGGGCATGATCAAGACCACCAATCCACGGGGCGAGACGATGTACTGGATCGGTGCCGCCGGTGGGGCCGCCGATGCAGGGCCCGGTACCGATTTCCACGCAGTGGCCAATAATCGCGTCTCGGTGACCCCGCTTCAGATCGACCTGACGGCCTATGGGCAGTCTGACCTTGTCCAATCCTGGCTGGCGTCATGAAGAGCAGCGATCATCGCGGTATCGGCATGACCTCGCAGCGCACGCGCAGCCGCATGGTCGACCGCCTGCGTGCGGACGGCGTGCGTGATGAGGTCGTGCTTGGCGTGATGGCCGATATCCCGCGCCACATCTTCGTCGATGAAGCGCTCGCACACCGCGCCTACGAGAACGTGTCGCTGCCGCTCGGTTTCGGCCAGACGATTTCGCAGCCCTATATCGTGGCCCGCATGACCGAGCTGGTGCGCAACGGCAGCCCGCTCGAACGCGTGCTCGAGGTCGGCACCGGCTGCGCCTACCAGACGTCGATCCTGTCCAAGGTGGCGCGCGAGGTATACTCGATCGAACGGCTTGCCTCGTTGCTCGACAAGGCGCGCCAGCATTTGCGGGAACTGCGCATTCTCAATGTGCGTCTCAAGCATGGGGACGGGCACCAGGGCATCCCCGAGGCGGCGCCGTTCGACGCCATCCTCATCACCGCCGCCGCAAGCCACGTGCCAACGGCGCTGTTGAGCCAACTGAAGATCGGAGGACGTATGGTTTTGCCGCTCGGAACCCATGAGCAGCATCTCTACCTGATCGAGCGAACAGACCAGGGATTCACCGAGACAAAATTAGAAGCCGTTAAATTTGTGCCGCTGTTGGCCGGCCTGGCTTGACGCGCACCATTTTGTTGCCCTATCGTATTCCCGAACGCTACCAAATTGCTGTTTAACGAGAACAATTCTCGCCGGACCGAGGTTCGGCCCACTCGTAAAGGAGGCGCACTCCGGCCATGCGGCCGAGATAGTTGGGCAGTTATCGCGATCGTCTCGATCCTGCTGAGTGCATGCGGCTCCACCCCACAGACGCGTGCACCCGTCGTTGATCGTACCCAATCTCAGCAAACAAAACCCCAGCCCCCTCGTAAGGCCCAAGCGCCCGCGCCGGACAACGATCCCGACACACGGCCGCCAAGCTACACGGTGAAGAAGGGCGATACGCTTTACAGCATTGCGCTCGAATATGGTTTCGACTATCGCGAGCTGGCACAGTGGAACAAGCTGGAAGACCCGAACCGTATTCTGGTCGACCAGGTGTTGCGGCTGACCCAGCCCGAGGGCGAATCCGGTGTCGTGGTGACACCGTTGGCCTCGTCGGAGACGACCGCCAAGCCGGCAGAGCCGGCAGCCAAGGCTGTGGCACCTCTGGCCCTGAAAGACGGGCCCAAACTGATCAAGCAATCTTATTCGGACAAGGCACTCGCCGCCGTCGAACAATTGGCGATCGAGTCGGCCAAGGTCAAGGCGCCGCCCGTGGCGGTATTGGCTAAAGCCGCGGCAAAACCGACCGATAAAACGGATGTCAAAGCAACTGGCGATGCTCGCGTTGCTGGCGCCAAGGCAGGTGCAGCACCCGCCGACAAGGGCGAGCAGAAGCCGGATGCCAAGGCTGACGCCAAGCAGGACAGCACCAAAGCTGCTGCGGGCGTCGAGTCGAACGATGACGTCGACAGCTGGCAATGGCCCGTCGTCGGCAAGCTGATCGGCGGGTTTGCCGCGAGTGGCAAGGGTATCGATATAGGTGGCAAGCGCGGGCAGCCGGTGCTCGCAGCGGCCGCAGGCAAGGTGGTTTACAGTGGCACGGGGTTGCGCGGGTACGGCAGGTTACTGATCGTAAAACACAATAAAACATACCTGACCGCGTATGCCCATAATCAACAATTGCTGGTCAAGGAAGGGGAGGTTGTCAACAAGGGAGACAAGATCGCGGAGATGGGGGACAGTGACACCGACCAGGTGAAACTGCATTTCGAGATTCGCCGGTTCGGTAAACCGGTGGACCCGTTAAAGTATTTACCGGCTGAAAAATCATGAGTACAAAAATGACCATCGAAGAGGAAGACATCGTCGAGGACGAGGAGTTACTCGAGGCAGAACTCGAGGAGGAGAATGAGTCGGAGGAAGCTCAGGAAGAACAAGAAGCCGCCCCGGTTGAAGTACTCAGTGACGTAACCCAGATTTACCTCAACGACATCGGCCACAATGCACTGCTCACGCAAGAGCAGGAACGCATGCTGGCGCGCCGCGTCGTCGCCGGAGATTTCGAGGCGCGGCAGAAGATGATCGAGCACAACCTGCGGCTGGTGGTGAACATCGCCAAGCACTACATCAATCGCGGCATGGCGCTTCTCGACCTGATCGAGGAGGGCAATATCGGCTTGATGCACGCGCTGGAGAAGTTCGACCCTGAACGCGGTTTCCGTTTCTCGACCTACGCCACCTGGTGGATACGCCAGAGCATCGAGCGCGCGATCATGAATCAGTCGCGGACCATCCGTTTGCCGGTGCATGTGATCAAGGAGCTCAATGTCTATCTGCGTGCGCAGCGCCACCTCGAGTCGCAGATGGGGCGCGAGCCGACGGTCGAAGACATCGCCCACCTGCTGGGCAAGGCGGTCGACGACGTGCGCCGGGTGCTCAACCTGAACGAACGCATGGCGTCGCTCGATGCGCCGCTCGATATCGACCCGATGCTGTCGATCGGCGAATCGATCCCGGACGAGCAGCGCGAAGGGCCGGAACAGGTGTTCCACAACGCGGAAGTGGAGCGCTATGTGCAGGAATGGCTGGGTCAGCTCAACGACAAGCAGCGCATGGTCATCGAGCGTCGCTACGGGCTCAATGGCTACGACGTCTGTACGCTCGAGGACCTGGCCGAAAGCCTGGGCCTGACACGCGAGCGCGTGCGTCAGATCCAGATCGAGGCGCTGGAAGGACTAAGACGGCTGCTCAGACGCCGCGGCGTGACCAAGGAATACCTGCTGTAATTACGGCACGCTATCCCGATTTGAACAGCCCGGTCGATCCCGGGCTGTTTTGTTTTCGGCCTGCCGGTCAGCGTGCGGTCACGGCCTGAAGCGCCGCACGAGCGCGCGCAAGGGCTTGGCGTCGGCATCATTTCCGCCGTAGCGTAATTGCATGTACAGGTCTGCGATGGCGGTGATCTCGGTGGCATGTTGTGGCAGCAGCGCCGCAGCACGGCGCGCAAAATCGCGCGGCCCCTCGTGAGGATGGCGGCTGGCGCCGTGCCGCGCGAGCCGGGCGCAGAATGTGAGCCATGCGGCCTGCACTGGGTCGGCCCTGAGCGGCCGTCCGCGCCACCACAGCCAGACGAGGACCGGCGCCGACGCAAGCAAGCCGCCGACGAGCAAGGCTGCGAGCATCTGGCTCGAAACGAAATCCTCGATGCCGATCGAGCGCAGGAAGTTGCGCTGGCGCTGCGTGTCGTAGCCGATTACCCACTGATTCCAGTGGTTGAGGAGGTTATCGACACCGAAACGCAGGCGGCGCAAAAACTCGGGCTGAGTGCGCAATGAGAACGGCAGTGCCTCGGCTTCGGGCAGGGCTGCCGCCAGGTTCCTTTCGACACGCTCACGCGCCACCGCGGCCGTGGGGTCGACGCGCACCCAGCCTGCGCCATCGAACCAGACCTCGGTCCAGGCATGGGCATCGCTCTGGCGGACGATCAGGTAGTTGCCGAGCGGGTTGAATTCCCCTCCCTGGTAGCCGGTGACGACCCGCGCTGGAATACCCATGGCGCGTGCGAGGAATACCATGGCGCTGGCGTAATGCTCACAGAAGCCGCGCCGCGTGGCGAACAGGAAGTCGTCCACACTGTTGCGCCCGAGCCTGGGCGGCTCCAGCGTGTAGTAGAACTGCTGCTGATTGAACATTTTCAGCACGGCCTCGACCGCGGCCTGGGGTGTGGCGGCACGTGTGCGGATATCCCTTGCCAGCGCCACGCTGCGCGGGTTGTAGCCGGAGGGCAACGCCAGTGCCGCCTGCAGCGCACCGGGGTGCGTCGGCAGCAGGTAGTGCGTCATCGAGCTGACATCGTAGCGTTTTAGCTCGTTGACCGGATTGTTGGACAATAGCTGGTAGTCGGAAGACAGGCGCGCATCGGGCGGGATGCGCACCGGCACATCGAGCGCAAACAGCCAGTTGCGCCGATGCGGTTCGAGCGTCACCGTGTAATCGACCGAATCGCCCTTGACCCAAGCCGGTACGGGGCTGCCAGCCGTCGCCAGCGGGTCGGCACGCCAGGTCTGGCCGTCGAAGTGCCATAGCACCGGCCCGCGCCAGTAAAGCTGGTTCTGTGCCGGGCGCTTGCCGGCAAACCTGACGCGGAACGCCGTCTCGGCCGATTGCGACAACTCGGCGATGGTGCCCGGCGACATGTCGTCGGAAAGGCCCGTGCGTGCGCCGCCGCGCTCTTCCGGCAGGCGCCACAGCGGCCCCTGGATACGGGGGAACAGCACGAACAGCAGGGCCATCACCGGCAAGGCCTGCAGCAACATCAGCCCGGTAGCCTTGAGGCGCTGCCGCGCGCCTGACGGCGAGCCGAACAGCCCGAGCAGCGTGGCCGTGACGGCAAGCAGCTGCAATGCCATCGATAATGCCGCCCACGGCCCCTGGCCGAAGAGGAGCTGGGTGATGATCAGAAAATAGTCGAGCAGGATAACGAGCACCGCCGAGCGCTGGTGTTCCGTTTCCAGCAGCTTGAGGCCGACCAGCAGGCTGAACAGCCCCACGCCAGCGAAGCGGCCGAGCAGCGTGCCCTGCGTCGCCAGCACGGCAGCAGCGGCGAGCAGGGTAAGCGGTGCCAGCAGCCACTTCGATGGCAGTGTACCGCCGCTCAATGCGATCTGGGTACGCCACAGCAGCAGGGTGGCCAGAGCCAGGCTCATCCAGAGGTCGAGATGCAGTGCCAGCGGCGCGCCGCACAGGGCCGTGGCCGCAATCAGCCAGAAGGTGTCGATGCGCCCCAGGCGGGCCTCGGACGTAGCAGGCTGCTTTTTGCGCCAGAACATCAGGCGGATTTCTTGCCGAACAGGGCGAGCACCTGCAGGCATAACTGTTCATGCTGCGGGCCATGCGCTGGGGCCAGCTCGCTGCCCGGCAGGCGCAAGCCGTAGTCGAGCCCGGCCCGCTCCGCCTGCAGCACCCAGGCGGTCAGGCGCGAGAGCCGCTGTTCGACGCCGAAGTCGGGGGGCATGTCGTCCCAGCGGAGCCACAGCGAGCCCACCTCGCTGCCGATGAATTGCTTGGTCAGCAACGTGTCGCCGCGGGCGGCCGATTTCCAGGCGATGTGGCGCAGCGAGTCCCCTGGGCGATGCGGGCGCAGGCCGGCAAAGTCATCCTGGCCCGCTCCCCGATGCCGGCCTTGCCTGCCGTGGCCCGAGGCCGCCGGCAGGCCGACGTTTGCCTCGGGCTCGGGGTAGACCAGGCAGCGGGCATCAAAGTCGGCGTAGGACCACGCGTAGAACAGCCCGAGCGGATAGCGGTTGGAAATGGTCATGCGGCCCGGCAACAGGTAGCCGCGGGAGGTGGCAGGCCGCTCCATATAGGCCTCGGCGCTGCCTTGCGCCGGCACGTCGACCGCGACGGACGCCTCGCCGGGCAGGGTTAGTTGCACATTGCGGCGCGCGTGACGGTTGAGGTTGTCGAGCACGATTTCGAAGCGCGCGCGCTGGCCGGCAAAGACCGGCTGGCATTTGCCATGGCGCAGGCTCAGGCGGGACTGGTTGCGGTAGCAGTGGTACATCGACGCATGGCCGATACCGACGAGCCAGAAGGTCAGCACGTAGCCCAGGCTCAACTCGTAATTGAGCGAGCCCACGAGCAGGACCAGCAGCAAGACGGCGAAGCCCAGCCCCAGCCGCGACGGGACGATGAAAATCTGCCGATGGCCGAGCACGATCGGGCCCGCGCGTGGCCCGATAGGGCGGAACAGCCAGCGTTCGAACTGGCTGCGTGGCGCACTCAACCATGGGTTCATGTCCAGTGCCGCTCGCTCGCTGTCGCTGGGAAATGAGGTGCGGTTGTGCAGGCCGTCAAGGAATGGCCACCTCGCGCAGCAGGGCTGCGACATCGTCCTCGCTGCTCATCTGGCCGGCCGGCGTGATCAGGCGGTGGCCGGCGACACTCGGCATCACCGCCTGCACATCCTCGGGGAGCACCGCCTGGCGGCCATCGAGCAAGGCCCAGGCGCGCGCGGCGCTGAGCAGTGCCAGACCGGCGCGCGGGCTTAAGCCATTGACGAAGCGCGGGCTCTGCCGC
Coding sequences within it:
- the flhA gene encoding flagellar biosynthesis protein FlhA, translating into MEAPQSTLPFLGGVNLNRLAGPILILLILAMLILPLPTFLLDLLFTFNIALSIIVLMVSLYTTQPLQFSAFPTVLLVTTLLRLSLNVASTRVILANGHTGENAAGKVIDAFGHFLIAGNFTIGIIVFVILTIINFVVITKGAGRIAEVSARFTLDAMPGKQMAIDADLNAGLIGEEDARRRRSNITQEAEFFGSMDGASKFVRGDAVAGILIMTINVVGGLLVGMLQHDLAFASAASKYTLLTIGDGLVAQIPALIISTAAGVVVSRVGTGEDLSQQLIGQLFQRVQVLYITASVLGLLGVIPGMPHIPFILMAGSMAGLAYMLEQREKRALEAPPEAAPPPAPAQPELQEVGWADVAPVDLIGLEVGYRLIPLVDRNQDGELLRRIRGIRKKIAQEMGFLVPPVHIRDNLELKPNTYRITLKGVDVGTGDAYAGMYLAINPGRVMGEIAGTPTKDPAFGLPAVWIDGATREQAQALGYTVVDASTVVATHLSNILNQHASELLGREEVQALLDHIGKESPKLVEELVPKIIPLGTLQKVLQSMLDDGMHIRDMRTILETLGDNYSRTQDVDELTSLVRVALGRAIIHQLFGDAQELELIALDPQLENILLSAVQAKGGAGGGLEPGLAEALLQQAAQVADQREQQGQVSVLMVPPPLRPLLSRFLKRSVPQLKVVSHSEIPDTKNIRVVAVIGGRSQ
- the surE gene encoding 5'/3'-nucleotidase SurE, with protein sequence MNILVSNDDGYFAPGLACLAGALSQVAEVTVVAPERDRSGASNSLTLDRPLMLRRAANGFYFVNGTPTDCVHLAVTGMMPDQPDLVVSGINYGANMGDDTIYSGTVAAATEGFQLGVPAIAVSLTSKSARYFETAARVTVELVQRLARKPFDKPVLLNVNVPDIAYEDLKGVEITRLGRRHKAEGMIKTTNPRGETMYWIGAAGGAADAGPGTDFHAVANNRVSVTPLQIDLTAYGQSDLVQSWLAS
- a CDS encoding protein-L-isoaspartate(D-aspartate) O-methyltransferase gives rise to the protein MKSSDHRGIGMTSQRTRSRMVDRLRADGVRDEVVLGVMADIPRHIFVDEALAHRAYENVSLPLGFGQTISQPYIVARMTELVRNGSPLERVLEVGTGCAYQTSILSKVAREVYSIERLASLLDKARQHLRELRILNVRLKHGDGHQGIPEAAPFDAILITAAASHVPTALLSQLKIGGRMVLPLGTHEQHLYLIERTDQGFTETKLEAVKFVPLLAGLA
- a CDS encoding peptidoglycan DD-metalloendopeptidase family protein, giving the protein MKKGDTLYSIALEYGFDYRELAQWNKLEDPNRILVDQVLRLTQPEGESGVVVTPLASSETTAKPAEPAAKAVAPLALKDGPKLIKQSYSDKALAAVEQLAIESAKVKAPPVAVLAKAAAKPTDKTDVKATGDARVAGAKAGAAPADKGEQKPDAKADAKQDSTKAAAGVESNDDVDSWQWPVVGKLIGGFAASGKGIDIGGKRGQPVLAAAAGKVVYSGTGLRGYGRLLIVKHNKTYLTAYAHNQQLLVKEGEVVNKGDKIAEMGDSDTDQVKLHFEIRRFGKPVDPLKYLPAEKS
- the rpoS gene encoding RNA polymerase sigma factor RpoS gives rise to the protein MSTKMTIEEEDIVEDEELLEAELEEENESEEAQEEQEAAPVEVLSDVTQIYLNDIGHNALLTQEQERMLARRVVAGDFEARQKMIEHNLRLVVNIAKHYINRGMALLDLIEEGNIGLMHALEKFDPERGFRFSTYATWWIRQSIERAIMNQSRTIRLPVHVIKELNVYLRAQRHLESQMGREPTVEDIAHLLGKAVDDVRRVLNLNERMASLDAPLDIDPMLSIGESIPDEQREGPEQVFHNAEVERYVQEWLGQLNDKQRMVIERRYGLNGYDVCTLEDLAESLGLTRERVRQIQIEALEGLRRLLRRRGVTKEYLL
- a CDS encoding DUF3488 and DUF4129 domain-containing transglutaminase family protein; its protein translation is MFWRKKQPATSEARLGRIDTFWLIAATALCGAPLALHLDLWMSLALATLLLWRTQIALSGGTLPSKWLLAPLTLLAAAAVLATQGTLLGRFAGVGLFSLLVGLKLLETEHQRSAVLVILLDYFLIITQLLFGQGPWAALSMALQLLAVTATLLGLFGSPSGARQRLKATGLMLLQALPVMALLFVLFPRIQGPLWRLPEERGGARTGLSDDMSPGTIAELSQSAETAFRVRFAGKRPAQNQLYWRGPVLWHFDGQTWRADPLATAGSPVPAWVKGDSVDYTVTLEPHRRNWLFALDVPVRIPPDARLSSDYQLLSNNPVNELKRYDVSSMTHYLLPTHPGALQAALALPSGYNPRSVALARDIRTRAATPQAAVEAVLKMFNQQQFYYTLEPPRLGRNSVDDFLFATRRGFCEHYASAMVFLARAMGIPARVVTGYQGGEFNPLGNYLIVRQSDAHAWTEVWFDGAGWVRVDPTAAVARERVERNLAAALPEAEALPFSLRTQPEFLRRLRFGVDNLLNHWNQWVIGYDTQRQRNFLRSIGIEDFVSSQMLAALLVGGLLASAPVLVWLWWRGRPLRADPVQAAWLTFCARLARHGASRHPHEGPRDFARRAAALLPQHATEITAIADLYMQLRYGGNDADAKPLRALVRRFRP
- a CDS encoding DUF58 domain-containing protein — translated: MNPWLSAPRSQFERWLFRPIGPRAGPIVLGHRQIFIVPSRLGLGFAVLLLVLLVGSLNYELSLGYVLTFWLVGIGHASMYHCYRNQSRLSLRHGKCQPVFAGQRARFEIVLDNLNRHARRNVQLTLPGEASVAVDVPAQGSAEAYMERPATSRGYLLPGRMTISNRYPLGLFYAWSYADFDARCLVYPEPEANVGLPAASGHGRQGRHRGAGQDDFAGLRPHRPGDSLRHIAWKSAARGDTLLTKQFIGSEVGSLWLRWDDMPPDFGVEQRLSRLTAWVLQAERAGLDYGLRLPGSELAPAHGPQHEQLCLQVLALFGKKSA